The Corynebacterium atypicum genome contains the following window.
CTCTTCGGAGGTGACGTTGACCCACTCGTAGTTGTGCGGACGCACGAAGCTGATCCCGTAGGGCCGGTCGCGAACCTGCTCGATGAAGGCGGTCAGCACCGTCTCATTCGGCCCGACCTGAAACTCCGCCGGCGTGTGGGCCACCCGCTGATCGCCGTAGCCGCCTTCGGTGACGGTGGTGAAAAAGCCGGACCGCTTTGGCTGCGCCGCCCGGTGCTCGGCGGGTGCCTGGGTGGGGTTCTCGGGGCCTGGCTCGGTGGCTGACGTAAGCGGTGCCTCAGACACGGCGTTGTCACCTTCCTTAACTGGGGGCTGGTTTAGACTGTGATGCTCGGTTCGGCCTGCCGCGGCGGGTCGGAGCTAGAAATAACTTGAGAAAGCTATCGCCTCATAAGGTACCGCGCCCGGGCGCGCGGTGGCGCCGCCCGCGGGCATGCCACCCCGAGCCAATCGCGCCGAGAGCGCGCTTACATGCCAGAATAGACATGTGACCTATCGCGAGACGCTCCATGTGTTGGCCCAGTCCTACGGCATAGCCACGTCCTACCGCGGCAACGCCGGAGAGCTGATCGAAGCAAGCGAGGACACCCTGTTACGGCTCCTCGACGCCATGGGTGTTGACGCCCGCGACCCAGGGCGCGCTCTGGCTGCCCGCCGCGACGAAGAAGCCAGCCGGCCCCTGCCCTGGACCGTCGTGACTACCGAGGGCTACCCCTACGAATTCACCGTGCACGTGCCGGACGGGGCGCCGGCGAACGTCTGGATCGAGCTCGAGGACGGCGGCCGCCGCGAGGTCCGCCAACTCGACGACTTCACCCCGCCGCACACTGTCGGCGACGTGAGCTGGGGCACTGCCCGCTTCGAGGCCCCGGCCGATTTGCCCCAGGGCTGGCACCGGCTGCGGCTGGAGTCCTCCGGCCGGGAAGCCACCTCGACGCTCGTGGTGACCCCGGAGCGCATCTCGCGCACGGCCGAGGTCACCGAGCATCCCAGCGCAGGCGTGATGGCGCAGCTCTATTCCGCGCGCTCGCGCACCTCCTGGGGTATCGGCGACTTTCGGGATCTCTCGCGCCTCGCCGAGATCGTGGCGCGGTCCGGTTTCGACTTCCTGCTCACCAACCCGCTACACGCCGCGGAGCCCTTCCCACCCATCGAAGACTCCCCCTACCTGCCGACGACGCGGAGGTTCATCAACCCGATCTACCTGTGCATCGAAGACGTACCTGAATTCGAGCTTTTAAGCGCGGAATTGAAGGCCGACGTCGAGGAGATCGCCGCCGAATTCCAGGCCGCGAACTTCACCGGGGATTTCATCGATCGCAACCCTATCTTCGAGGCGAAACTCGCCGTGCTGCGCGAGCTGTTCCACCAGCCGCGCTCTGCTGAGCGGGCCGCCGAGTTCGCCGCCTTCGTCGACCGCGAGGGTACAGGGCTGGTCGCGTTTGCCCGCTGGTGTGCCGACCGCGAACGTGCAGCCGACGTCGGCCCCTCAGCGGGGGCCCACGCGCTCGCCGAGCCGAGTGCGGCCGAATACGCCACCGCAGTGGACTTTTACATGTGGCTGCAGTTTTTGTGCGACGAGCAGCTGGCGGGCGCCCAACAGGCCGCGCTCGCCGCGGGCATGCGCATCGGCATCGTCGCCGACCTTGCCGTGGGCACCCACCCCGGCGGCGCGGATGCCACCGTGCTCGCGGACTACCTCGCTCCGGGCGCCAGCGTCGGCGCCCCGCCGGATGGCTATAACCAGCGCGGGCAGGACTGGTCGCAGCCGCCGTGGCACCCGGAGGCGCTGGCCCGCGCGGGCTACCGGCCGTGGCGGGATATCCTGCGCACGGTGCTCCGCCACTCCGGCGGTATCCGCGTCGACCACGTCCTGGGGCTGTTCCGGCTGTTCTGGATCCCGCGGGGCTTGAGCCCCCAGGAAGGCGCCTACGTCTCCTACGACTTCGAGGCGATGCTGGGCATTCTGGCCCTCGAGGCCGAGCGTGCCGGCGCCGTGGTCATCGGCGAAGACCTCGGGACGTTTGAACAGTGGGTCCAGGAGGCGCTGGCCTACCGCGGCGTGATGGGTACCAACATCCTGTGGTTCGAATCCGACGGCCCCGGGGTACCCAAGGCCAAAGCCAACTACCGCCGCCTGGCGTTGGCCTCCGTAGGTACCCACGACCTTCCGCCCACCGCTGGCTTTTTAGCCGGCGAACACATCCGACTGCGCGACGAGCTGGGGCTGTTCACCCGCGACCTGGAGACCGAGGACCGCGACGATCTGGCCTGGCAGAACACGATTCTCGACGCCGTGCGGGCCGCGGGGTGCTTCGACGACGACCCGGGCGAATTCTCCGGGCGCAGCCGCGGCGAGCGCGGCGACACTGCGGAGATCCTGGTCGCGCTCACCCGGTTCATCGCGGCGACGCCCGCCGCGCTCACGTGCACCCAGCTCGTGGACCTGGTCGGCGACCTGCGCACCCAGAACCAGCCGGGGACCACCGGGGACCTCTACCCCAACTGGCGGGTGCCGCTGTGCGACGCCAGCGGCCGCCCGGTGCTCATCGAGGACCTGCCCAACGGCCAGCTCTTCGACAGGATCGCCCGCGCGGCGCTGACCGGCCGCGGCCGGTAGACCATAGCCGGGCGCTAATGTTCGAGGGCCCGGCCTACCCGCGCTAGACCAGCTCGACCAGGACGCCTAGACCAGGGAGATCAACCAGGCGATGACGACGATCGCCAGCAGCACGACGAGTGCCTTGGTTACCAGGGACTGGGGGTACTTGCGCCGGCCCCGAGGGTTCTTGCGGTCTTCCCGACGCAGCTGCTCGGGGTTGCCATCGACCATAAAGGGTTGACCTCACTTTTCTTCTCCGCCGATCGCCGGCGTCTCTAGCGTCGACTGCCTGACTGCCGAGCCCCACTTGCGCCTGCCCACCGCCGCGAGATCGATGCCGCGCAAGACGGCGATCGCGATCGCCGCCACCAGCGGCACGGCCCCCAGGAAGAGCACCGTGAGCTGCACCGTGAGCGGGGCAGCGACGAGCGCCTGGGCAAAGCGGTCATAGAGTTCGATCACCCGGTTAAGCCTAGCTGGAAGTGCATCGGGGCCTCGGTAACGCGTCCGGGGCGAGACCTTTACTCTAGAGGCATGGACGACCACGCTCTTTCGCCAACGCACGGCCCGGGCGCAGACAGCGATCCCGGCTACGTCGGACAATTTGCGCCGCCACGCGGCGCCGCGCCTACCGCTCACGCACCTGTGGGGTCGGTCTCGATTGCAGACGGCACCAACCCGCCCACGGCTCGCACAGGGGGCGCTGGTGCCGCGCCGCGCCCGCCGGTCGATGAGGCCGGGTTCCTGGTCGAGCACGACGCCGACGAGTTTGACACCCCCTCGCCTGCCCCGGGCGAGGCCCCCTGGGAGCGCGGGGAACCCGAGTGGTACAAGACGGCGGTTTTCTACGAGGTACTGGTGCGCTCGTTCTACGATCCGGAAGGCACCGGCTCCGGCACGCTGAAGGGGATTACCGCAAAGCTGGACTACCTCAAGTGGTTAGGCATCAACTGCCTGTGGCTTCCACCCTTCTACGATTCCCCGCTGCGCGACGGCGGCTATGACATCCGCAATTTCCGCGAGATCTTGCCCGAGTTCGGCACGGTCGACGACTTTGTGGAACTCGTCGATCACGCCCACCAGCGCGGTATCCGGGTCATTACCGACGTCGTGGTCAATCACACCAGCGACACGCACGCGTGGTTCCAGGAATCTCGGACCAACCCGGACGGCCCTTACGGCGACTTCTACGTCTGGTCCGACGATCCGGAGCTCTACTCGGATGCCCGGATCATCTTTATCGACACCGAGGAATCCAACTGGACTTTCGACCCGGTGCGCGGCCAATACTTCTGGCACCGGTTCTTCTCTCACCAGCCGGACCTGAATTACGATAACCCGGACGTGCAAGAGGCCATGCTTGACGTCATGCGCTTTTGGCTCGACCTGGGTCTGGACGGGTTCCGACTCGACGCCGTGCCCTACCTCTTCGAGCGCGAAGGCACCACCGGCGAGAACCTCCCGGAGACCCACGAGTTTTTGAAGCGCGTGCGCGCGATGATCGACGCGGAGTACCCGGGACGGGTGCTGCTGGCAGAGGCCAACCAGCTTCCCGACGACGTGGTCGAGTACTTCGGCGCCGCGCCCGAGGGCGACGAGTGCCACATGGCCTTCCACTTCCCGGTGATGCCCCGGATCTTCATGGCGGTGCGCCAGGGCAAGGCCGCACCCATCCAGGACATTCTGGCCAAGACGCCGGCGATCCCGCGGACCGCGCAGTGGGGTATTTTCCTGCGCAATCACGACGAGCTCACCCTCGAGATGGTCACCGAGGAAGAGCGGGCCTACATGTACGGCGAGTACGCGCGCGATCCCCGGATGAAGTCCAACGTGGGCATCCGCCGCCGGCTCGCCCCGCTCGTCGGTGGTGATCGCAACCAGCTAGAGCTGCTGCACGCGCTCCTGCTCTCCCTGCCGGGTTCCCCGGTGCTCTACTACGGCGACGAGATCGGGATGGGCGATAACATCTGGCTCGCCGACCGTGACGGGGTGCGCACCCCGATGCAGTGGTCTTCTGACCGCAACGGCGGTTTCTCCTCCGCGGAGCCCGAGCGGCTCTACCTGCCGGCTGTGCAAAACGACCAGTACGGCTACGGCACCGTGAACGTGGACAACCAGATGAAAAAGGAGAACTCGCTGCTGCAGTGGGTGCGCAGCTACGTGCACGTCCGCCAGCAATACGACGCGTTTGGGTTGGGCGATTACGTGCCGGTCGACTGCGCCAACGAGGCGATCCTGAGCTTCGTGCGCACCCTCAAAAAGGCCGACCCCATCTTGTGCATCAATAACCTGTCGAACCGCCCGCAGCCGGTGCAGCTTGTCTTGACGGACTACGCGGGCAGGGTGCCGCGCGAGCTATCTGGCGGCGAGTATTTCCCCGCCGTCGGCGAGCAGGGCGAGTTTACCGCCACCCTGGCCCCACACGGTTTTCTCTGGTTTGAGTTGGAGGATCTCGCGTGATCGATACGGAAGCACTCGCCCGGGAGCTGAGCCACTCCTGCTTCTACGGCGCGAAGACGGAAACCATCGACCGCGTCGAGGTTCTGCACAGCTCACCGCTTACCGGCGCCGAGGCGGATACCTCCGCACTAATCGTGCGGGTCCACCACGGGCAGTCGGCCGACCTCTACCAGCTCTATGTCGACTCCGCCGGCCGGGACGTGCTCGGCGAGCGGGCCAGCGACTACGGTGCGGCACTTGCCGCTGGCCGGCCACCGGTGGGCGAGGTCCACGGCGACGCGGGGCTTATCGCCGGGCTGAGCGGCCGGCCGCTAGGCCTGGAGCAGTCGAACAGCACGCTCGTGTTCGGCGCGGCGGGCGGCCCACCGCAGGTGGCGGTGAAGGTATTCCGCAAACTCGAGCCAGGCCTCAATCCCGAGGTGGAGCTTCTCACCCAGATCTCCGAATGCCCGTACGTCCCGCGTATCTTCGCCTGGGTGGGCACCCGCGACGGCGCCGACCCGGTCACACTGGCCATTGCGGAGGAGTTCATCGCGGATTCCGCCAATGGCTGGGCCGACGCCCTGGAGTTCGCCGCGGCGGACCGTTCCTTCGCCCCGCGGGCGACGGCCCTGGGGAAGGCCGTCCGGGCCGTCCACGAAGAGCTGGCTGATAAGCTCGGCACCGAAGAAGCCAGCGGCGAGGAGCTTGTCGGGCGCCTCGACGAGCGGCTTGCCGCGGCTGCACCAGCCGTGGAGAGCGCGGCCGGGGCGGAGCTCTTCGCCCGCGCCCGCACCCGACTACGCGGTTTGGTCAGCGCCGCCAACACGCAGCGCATCCACGGCGACCTGCACCTGGGGCAGGTGCTCGTGGTCGGCGATGGCTATCGGATCTTGGACTTCGAAGGTGAGCCGGCCCGCCCACTAGCCGAGCGACGCCGCCGGGACCCGGCGGTACGCGATGTTGCCGGCCTCGTGCGCTCCATCGACTACGCCGCCCACTTCCCCGCTTATTCCCACACGGGCCCCGGCCCCAAGGACCCCAGCGCCTGGTCCTGCGAGGCGAGCGAAGCCCTGCTCGCCGGCTACGGCCTGGCTGAAGATCAGCGCCAGCTCCTCGACGCCTATGTCCTCGACAAGGCCCTCTACGAGGTAGCGTACGAGGCCAACAACCGCCCCGACTGGGTGGGCATCCCGCTGGCCGCCGTCCGCCGCCTGCTGGGCGATAGCGAGGATAGCGCCAAGTGAGCCAGCGGGAAGCGCAGTTACGCTCGGCCACGGCCGTGTACCAAGGCGAGGACCGCGGGAAGACCTGGGTCTTTCATTCGATCGAGTACTCGGAGATTCCGGGCCCGTTCGAGTTTCCCCGGGCCAAAACCCCCGCGGCCGAGGAGGAACCGGTGGTGATCGACGCCACCCGCCCCCGCCCCGAGCGGGTGGCGCTGACGATCGCCGTTCCCACCGGCGCGAAGTTCGGCGCGGACCTGCCCGTCGTCGCGTTCATTCACGGCGGTGCGTACGTGGAAGGCTCGCACGAGGATTTCGATCTGACGGGACTGGCCGCCCACAACGTGGTCGCCGTCTCGATCGACTACCGGGTGGGCCTCGAGGGCTTCGTGCATTTCCACGACGATCCCCCGGACCACTACCGCGGCATCGAGGACTGCCTGGTGGCGCTCGAGTGGGTGCAAAAGGAGATCGAGTGCTTCGGCGGGGATCCCACCAATGTCACGCTGGCCGGGCAGTCGGCCGGTGCGGGCATCTGCCTGTGGCTGGCGCGCACCGATCACTTCCGGGGCCTGTTCCGGCGCCTGTGGGCGCTCTCTCCGGCCTTCCCCCGCCAGCCTTTTGCCAAACGTAAGGGGACGCTGCGGCGCATCCTCGGCACGCCGATTACCCGGCGGCATCTCACCGCCAAACTGCAGCGCCACCCGCGGGCGCTACGCCGCGGGCAGCGGGCCTTCTGCCGCCGATTTTTCACCGACATCGCCTTCGGCCCGGCCCCCTTCGACCCCTCGCTGCTCGCCGAGGTCCCCATGCTCCTGAGCGCCACTCGCGACGAGTTCTATCACGACCCGACCACCACCTGGTTGGACGCCCACGGGCTGGGGCGTGTGCTCGTGCGGCTTTTGGCCGCCCACTTTGGCGTCTGGGTGCCCGCCTCGAGCTACCTCCAGAACACTTCGGTAATCGATGCCGCCCGGCCATTGTCCAGGCTGTACGGAGACGCCGCCGTGCGCCGATGGGTGGCTCAGACCGCGGAGCAGGCCCCGGGGCAGTCCTGGGTGTTTGAGCTTACCGGCACCCCCGAGCAGCCGGCGGTGCACTGCGATGACCTCCCGCTCATCTTCGGGCCGGGCACTGGCCCGCAGGGCGGCCCCGAGGCGCGCGGCGACCACCTGCTCAAGCTCCTGGTCAGCTTCGCCGGCGGGCAGCCGCCCTCCTGGCGCCCATACCGGCACTCGACGCGGCGGGCGGCAGCGCGCATCGACCGCGATTCGGGGCGCATCACTGAGGCCAGCGACCCATTGAAGTACGTGCGCCTGGCGTTCAAGCCGCCGAAGTGGCGCTAGCGCTAACAGCGCCCGCCTTCCGCTACCGCGCCGTGCGGGGCCCGGGCACTCAGCCCAGCGCCGCGACCAACCTGGGATCAGCCAGTTCCGCGACCATCCACTGCGAAAAGACCTCGGGCAGCGCGCGGGCGGCGGCGACGACATCCGCCGGGGCCGCCCACACCCACGCGTCGACCTCCTCGGGGTTGACCGCAAGGGCCACGGGGCCGGTCAAGCGCACGACGAAGACGGGGCAGACCTCGTATTCGACGATCCCGGAGGAGTCGGTGGCCCGATAAGAAAAATCCGGGAGCACTTCCTCGACCGCGCCCAGCTGCGCGGGCTGAAGTCCGAGCTCCTCGCTGGCGCGGCGACGCACTGCGGCGACGGTGATTTCCCCCGGCCCCGGGTGCCCGCAGAAGCTGTTCGTCCACACTCCCGGCCAAGTGCGCTTGCTGAGCGCCCGCCGGGTGAGCAACAGTCTGCCCTCGGGGTCGAGGACGTAGGCGGAAAAGGCAAAGTGCAACGGCGTATCGGCGGTGTGCACGGTGGCTTTGGGGGCAGTGCCCGCCGGGCGCCCATCGGCGCCGACGAGGACGACGAGCTCCTCTGTCTCGTGCGAACTATCCATTAGAGCTGACCGATAAAAGTCACGTTACCGATGGTAAATCGGGCGTTAGAGAGGTTGCCCGGCGCAATGTCGAAGGGGTAGCGCAAGTTGGTCGTGGCCCCGGCGCCGAGCGGGCGGTCGAGTCCGTCCATTCCGGCCACGCCGGCGTCCTCGGCGTCGAGAAGGTCCACGTTCGCCCCACCCGCGGCCTTAAGGGTGGGCTCGTCCAGAGCGTCGGGGGGCACCGGGACGTCATTCAAGTTCTTCACCTTCACGGTGATGATCGAGCCGCCGGCCTGCCCGGACACCGTACCCTGCAAGGTGTAGGCCAGGTGCAGGCCCGGGTCTTCCACTTCGTCGTCAAGGGCATCGGCCTGAATCCCGCTCGCCTTCTCCGGGACAAAGGTGGGGGTCTGGCTGGTGGTTACTTCGAGCCCCTCGGTGGACTCTTTCTCATCGCCGCAGCCAGCAAGGACTACCCCTGCCGCGACGACGAGCGCCGCTAGGCTCCGGGTGCGGATGACACTCGCCACGGATCGGCCGCCTTTCTCGGTTTCATACGCCGTTGTTGCTCTCCTGCAAAGGCAGTTTACCCATGCGCGGGCGCTGGAATACTGCGCGGGCGCGGTACGTTGAACTAACTCGCGCAGCGTACCCGTTCGCTAGCGCGATCTCCCTGATGCCCGCGGTTGCGCGGCGAAAAGGAAGGTTTGGTTCTCCGGATGCACTCTCTGGCTCGCATCGTCCGCAGCGCGAGCGCGCTCTGGCCGTTCTACCTCGGCGTTTTTCTTACCTCCGTGATCACTGCGGGGTTGACCTTAGTCTCCCCATTCCTCCTCAAGGAGGCCACGGACACGATCGTCGAGGCGCTTGGCTCCGCCGACGGCGCCGCCGGTACAGCCGGCTCGGTCACGCGCACCGTGCTGTGGCTGGCGGTGGGGCTGTTTGCCGCGGACCTGGCGCGCACGCTCGCGGGCAACCTCGGCGGCTACATCGGCGACGTGATGGCCGCGCGGATGCGCCAGGTTCTTTCCACCCGATACTTTGCCAAACTGCTGTCGCTGCCGCAGGCGTTCTTTGACACCCAGCGCACCGGCACGATCATCGCCCGGCTGGACCGCTCGATCGCCTCGATCACCCAGTTTTTGCAGTCCTTTGCCAACAACTTCTTTTCCACCCTGATCACCGTCGCTGCGGTGCTAACCGTCACGGCGATCTACTACTGGCCGCTCGCGGTGTTGCTCGCCCTGCTCTTCCCCATCTACATGTGGCTGACCGCACTGACCAGCCGCCGCTGGCAGCGCATCGAGGCGCGCAAGAACCACCGGGTCGACGTCGCCGGCGGCCGATTTGCCGAGGTCGTAGGCCAGGTGAAGGTGACCAAATCCTTCGACGCCGAGGCCCGCGAGCTCAATTCCTTTGCCAGCCGGTTTGGCCGCACGGTGCGGCTCACCCGCGGACAGTCGGCGTTCTGGCACCGCATGGACACCCTGCGCGGCGGGGCGATGAACCTCATCTTCATGGGCATCTACATGGTGCTCTTCGTGCGCACCCTGGACGGGCACTTCACCCTCGGCGAAATGGTGATGCTCCTGCAGCTGGTCAACATGGCCAAGCAGCCGGTGTTCATGATGAGCTGGATCGTCGACGCCGCCCAGCGAGCCATCGCCGGCTCCCGCGACTACTTCTCTGTCATGGAACAGGAGGTCGAGCCGACCGCGAACCACGAGCTCATCGACGCGGCCGCAGCTTCCACGGTGCCCACCCTCGACACCACCGAAGTCCCGGCGCTGCACCCGCAGCCAGGCGAACCCGCCGTGGCATTCGATCGGGTGTGGTTTTCTTAC
Protein-coding sequences here:
- the idi gene encoding isopentenyl-diphosphate Delta-isomerase encodes the protein MDSSHETEELVVLVGADGRPAGTAPKATVHTADTPLHFAFSAYVLDPEGRLLLTRRALSKRTWPGVWTNSFCGHPGPGEITVAAVRRRASEELGLQPAQLGAVEEVLPDFSYRATDSSGIVEYEVCPVFVVRLTGPVALAVNPEEVDAWVWAAPADVVAAARALPEVFSQWMVAELADPRLVAALG
- a CDS encoding carboxylesterase family protein; this encodes MSQREAQLRSATAVYQGEDRGKTWVFHSIEYSEIPGPFEFPRAKTPAAEEEPVVIDATRPRPERVALTIAVPTGAKFGADLPVVAFIHGGAYVEGSHEDFDLTGLAAHNVVAVSIDYRVGLEGFVHFHDDPPDHYRGIEDCLVALEWVQKEIECFGGDPTNVTLAGQSAGAGICLWLARTDHFRGLFRRLWALSPAFPRQPFAKRKGTLRRILGTPITRRHLTAKLQRHPRALRRGQRAFCRRFFTDIAFGPAPFDPSLLAEVPMLLSATRDEFYHDPTTTWLDAHGLGRVLVRLLAAHFGVWVPASSYLQNTSVIDAARPLSRLYGDAAVRRWVAQTAEQAPGQSWVFELTGTPEQPAVHCDDLPLIFGPGTGPQGGPEARGDHLLKLLVSFAGGQPPSWRPYRHSTRRAAARIDRDSGRITEASDPLKYVRLAFKPPKWR
- the treS gene encoding maltose alpha-D-glucosyltransferase, with the protein product MDDHALSPTHGPGADSDPGYVGQFAPPRGAAPTAHAPVGSVSIADGTNPPTARTGGAGAAPRPPVDEAGFLVEHDADEFDTPSPAPGEAPWERGEPEWYKTAVFYEVLVRSFYDPEGTGSGTLKGITAKLDYLKWLGINCLWLPPFYDSPLRDGGYDIRNFREILPEFGTVDDFVELVDHAHQRGIRVITDVVVNHTSDTHAWFQESRTNPDGPYGDFYVWSDDPELYSDARIIFIDTEESNWTFDPVRGQYFWHRFFSHQPDLNYDNPDVQEAMLDVMRFWLDLGLDGFRLDAVPYLFEREGTTGENLPETHEFLKRVRAMIDAEYPGRVLLAEANQLPDDVVEYFGAAPEGDECHMAFHFPVMPRIFMAVRQGKAAPIQDILAKTPAIPRTAQWGIFLRNHDELTLEMVTEEERAYMYGEYARDPRMKSNVGIRRRLAPLVGGDRNQLELLHALLLSLPGSPVLYYGDEIGMGDNIWLADRDGVRTPMQWSSDRNGGFSSAEPERLYLPAVQNDQYGYGTVNVDNQMKKENSLLQWVRSYVHVRQQYDAFGLGDYVPVDCANEAILSFVRTLKKADPILCINNLSNRPQPVQLVLTDYAGRVPRELSGGEYFPAVGEQGEFTATLAPHGFLWFELEDLA
- a CDS encoding phosphotransferase; its protein translation is MIDTEALARELSHSCFYGAKTETIDRVEVLHSSPLTGAEADTSALIVRVHHGQSADLYQLYVDSAGRDVLGERASDYGAALAAGRPPVGEVHGDAGLIAGLSGRPLGLEQSNSTLVFGAAGGPPQVAVKVFRKLEPGLNPEVELLTQISECPYVPRIFAWVGTRDGADPVTLAIAEEFIADSANGWADALEFAAADRSFAPRATALGKAVRAVHEELADKLGTEEASGEELVGRLDERLAAAAPAVESAAGAELFARARTRLRGLVSAANTQRIHGDLHLGQVLVVGDGYRILDFEGEPARPLAERRRRDPAVRDVAGLVRSIDYAAHFPAYSHTGPGPKDPSAWSCEASEALLAGYGLAEDQRQLLDAYVLDKALYEVAYEANNRPDWVGIPLAAVRRLLGDSEDSAK
- the malQ gene encoding 4-alpha-glucanotransferase gives rise to the protein MTYRETLHVLAQSYGIATSYRGNAGELIEASEDTLLRLLDAMGVDARDPGRALAARRDEEASRPLPWTVVTTEGYPYEFTVHVPDGAPANVWIELEDGGRREVRQLDDFTPPHTVGDVSWGTARFEAPADLPQGWHRLRLESSGREATSTLVVTPERISRTAEVTEHPSAGVMAQLYSARSRTSWGIGDFRDLSRLAEIVARSGFDFLLTNPLHAAEPFPPIEDSPYLPTTRRFINPIYLCIEDVPEFELLSAELKADVEEIAAEFQAANFTGDFIDRNPIFEAKLAVLRELFHQPRSAERAAEFAAFVDREGTGLVAFARWCADRERAADVGPSAGAHALAEPSAAEYATAVDFYMWLQFLCDEQLAGAQQAALAAGMRIGIVADLAVGTHPGGADATVLADYLAPGASVGAPPDGYNQRGQDWSQPPWHPEALARAGYRPWRDILRTVLRHSGGIRVDHVLGLFRLFWIPRGLSPQEGAYVSYDFEAMLGILALEAERAGAVVIGEDLGTFEQWVQEALAYRGVMGTNILWFESDGPGVPKAKANYRRLALASVGTHDLPPTAGFLAGEHIRLRDELGLFTRDLETEDRDDLAWQNTILDAVRAAGCFDDDPGEFSGRSRGERGDTAEILVALTRFIAATPAALTCTQLVDLVGDLRTQNQPGTTGDLYPNWRVPLCDASGRPVLIEDLPNGQLFDRIARAALTGRGR